From Flavipsychrobacter sp., a single genomic window includes:
- a CDS encoding alanine/ornithine racemase family PLP-dependent enzyme codes for MAYITLNRKSLEHNYRYLQGLFKEHHIEWAPVLKLLCGNRKYLEFVLSLGDEQVCDARLSNLKTIKSIAPNKETIYIKPPAKRSIANVVKYADVSFNTEITTIKWLSEEAVKQNKVHRIIIMIELGDLREGIMGEDLISFYRQIFELPNIEVAGIGANLNCLSGVMPSKDKLIQLSLYEQLIEAKFDRKIRGVTGGSSVMIPLLLTKQVPKGINHFRVGETLFYGNNLFTNEIIPKMKSDIFRLHAEVVEITEKPVVPFGELDSNPSGETFEVNEEDYGKTHKRAILDMGLLDVSHVDFLHAMDEGIVILGGSSDMLVVDIENAINDYKIGDLISFKMDYMGALRLMNSSYIEKRFFDEHEKK; via the coding sequence ATGGCGTATATTACACTAAATAGAAAGTCGCTTGAGCATAATTATAGGTATCTACAAGGTTTGTTTAAAGAGCACCATATAGAATGGGCGCCTGTGCTTAAGTTGCTTTGTGGTAATAGAAAGTATCTAGAGTTTGTTTTGTCGTTAGGGGATGAACAGGTTTGCGATGCAAGATTGTCTAATCTTAAAACGATCAAATCAATAGCTCCTAATAAAGAAACGATATACATAAAACCTCCTGCAAAGCGTAGTATAGCTAATGTTGTGAAATATGCTGATGTTAGCTTTAATACAGAAATTACTACTATTAAATGGTTGTCGGAAGAAGCGGTAAAGCAAAATAAAGTACACCGTATCATCATCATGATAGAGTTAGGTGATTTGCGAGAAGGGATAATGGGGGAGGATCTAATTAGTTTTTACAGACAAATATTTGAGCTGCCTAATATAGAAGTGGCAGGAATAGGTGCGAACCTAAACTGCCTAAGTGGAGTAATGCCAAGTAAGGATAAGCTAATTCAGTTAAGTCTTTATGAGCAATTGATAGAAGCAAAATTTGATAGGAAAATAAGAGGTGTTACAGGAGGTTCATCGGTAATGATCCCTCTTTTGCTAACCAAGCAAGTACCAAAGGGCATCAATCATTTTAGGGTTGGGGAAACTTTATTTTATGGCAATAACCTATTTACAAACGAAATAATACCTAAAATGAAATCTGACATCTTTAGACTTCATGCAGAAGTTGTAGAGATAACAGAGAAGCCAGTAGTGCCTTTTGGAGAACTGGATAGCAACCCTTCGGGAGAAACATTTGAAGTAAATGAAGAGGATTATGGAAAGACTCATAAAAGAGCAATACTGGATATGGGATTGTTAGATGTGTCTCATGTTGACTTTTTACATGCTATGGACGAAGGTATTGTGATATTAGGTGGTAGCTCTGATATGCTTGTAGTGGATATTGAAAATGCAATAAATGATTATAAAATAGGAGATCTGATTTCATTTAAAATGGACTACATGGGTGCTCTTAGGTTAATGAACTCATCATACATCGAAAAGAGATTTTTTGATGAGCATGAGAAAAAATAA
- a CDS encoding glycosyltransferase family 2 protein, protein MKVSVIIVNYNVKYFLEVCLHSVSRACAKLDAEIIVVDNDSYDDSCKMVKDKYPEVVLIENKDNKGFSKANNQGVAIAKGEYILFLNPDTVMPEDFLEKLTSYMDTHPDAGAIGPRIIDGKGQFAPDGKKSFPSLSVAIFKTTGINKLFKKSPYFNKYYAVHIGDNETAAVDVLSGCCMMVRRSLLKEIGGAFDEDYFMYCEDVDLSYRIQQSGHKNIYYPETTIIHYKGESTRKATLSYVRIFNEALSLFVKKHYSKQSARLFILFINVGIILRAILGAAKQVLKVLRMPLFDALILLGTLWFMKDFWVEQVKSIQPIPLSSVLATFPVYILLWLFSLYMNGAYDQSYRATRVIRGMVIGTVLILAYYGMLQPGLRYSRAIIILSGFIGTVAMLGLHELFYRLGIIKFIPYDKLPSKAVIVGANEAYKNTTDTLQKVHYAPEVSGRISPTDDKNNALASLQDMKAFIYTASINEVIFCVNGLSYSQILKQMELCGADNDYKIHIPGSQSFVGSNSSHTAGDLYTIDRTYNLARFAQQRNKRILDVLVSIIMLLISPIFIFMVKRPFNYLSNCILVLTGKNTWVGYTDPINEYLPSLREGILPPYNILTDFKPDEDLIDKLNNTYAQQYTPSADIGLILKNYKYMGGF, encoded by the coding sequence ATGAAGGTATCTGTCATTATAGTCAACTACAACGTAAAATACTTTTTAGAAGTATGTTTACACTCAGTATCAAGAGCTTGTGCAAAGCTGGATGCTGAAATAATTGTGGTGGATAACGACTCTTATGACGATAGTTGTAAGATGGTGAAGGACAAGTACCCCGAAGTGGTACTTATTGAGAACAAGGACAACAAAGGCTTTTCTAAAGCTAACAATCAGGGGGTAGCCATTGCCAAAGGAGAGTATATCCTCTTCCTCAACCCTGACACCGTAATGCCTGAAGATTTTTTAGAAAAGCTTACTAGCTATATGGACACCCATCCTGATGCTGGCGCCATAGGACCAAGGATAATAGATGGGAAAGGCCAATTTGCACCAGACGGGAAAAAATCTTTCCCTTCTTTATCGGTAGCTATATTTAAGACTACCGGCATTAATAAGCTATTCAAGAAATCGCCCTATTTCAACAAATATTATGCAGTACATATAGGTGATAATGAAACCGCGGCGGTAGACGTACTATCGGGTTGCTGTATGATGGTAAGACGATCTCTTTTAAAAGAGATCGGAGGTGCATTTGATGAAGATTATTTCATGTATTGCGAAGATGTAGACCTTTCTTACAGAATACAACAGTCTGGGCATAAGAACATATACTACCCAGAAACAACTATAATACATTATAAAGGAGAAAGTACCAGAAAAGCGACGTTGTCTTATGTAAGGATATTTAATGAAGCGCTTTCTCTTTTTGTAAAAAAGCACTATAGCAAACAAAGTGCTCGTTTATTCATCCTATTTATCAATGTAGGCATCATCCTCAGGGCAATACTGGGAGCGGCAAAACAAGTGCTTAAGGTATTAAGAATGCCGCTGTTCGATGCATTGATACTACTAGGAACACTTTGGTTCATGAAAGACTTTTGGGTAGAACAGGTAAAAAGCATTCAGCCAATTCCTCTGAGCTCTGTCCTTGCAACCTTCCCTGTTTATATTCTACTATGGCTCTTCAGCTTGTATATGAATGGCGCCTACGACCAGTCCTACCGAGCGACTAGAGTTATAAGAGGCATGGTAATAGGCACCGTGCTTATTTTGGCCTACTACGGTATGCTACAACCTGGCTTACGTTATTCCAGAGCTATCATAATACTTAGCGGATTTATAGGCACAGTGGCCATGCTTGGCTTACATGAGCTTTTTTACAGACTAGGTATTATCAAGTTCATTCCATACGACAAACTACCTAGCAAAGCCGTAATAGTAGGAGCTAATGAGGCTTATAAAAACACAACGGACACTTTACAAAAAGTGCACTACGCTCCAGAGGTTTCGGGTCGCATCTCCCCTACTGATGATAAAAATAATGCTTTGGCATCACTCCAAGACATGAAGGCTTTCATATATACTGCAAGTATCAACGAAGTGATCTTTTGTGTAAATGGGCTTAGCTATAGCCAAATCTTAAAACAGATGGAGCTTTGCGGAGCCGACAACGATTATAAAATACATATCCCTGGCAGCCAAAGCTTTGTAGGAAGCAACTCTAGCCATACAGCAGGAGACTTATATACTATAGACCGCACTTACAATTTGGCACGTTTTGCCCAACAAAGGAATAAGCGCATTTTAGACGTACTCGTGTCAATTATCATGTTACTTATCAGCCCCATTTTTATATTCATGGTTAAACGACCATTTAATTACTTAAGTAACTGCATACTTGTCTTAACAGGAAAAAATACTTGGGTGGGCTACACAGACCCTATTAACGAATATTTACCCTCTTTAAGGGAAGGAATACTACCACCATACAATATATTGACAGACTTTAAGCCAGATGAAGACCTTATCGATAAACTGAACAACACCTATGCCCAACAATACACCCCTAGCGCAGACATTGGCTTAATACTTAAGAACTATAAATATATGGGAGGTTTCTAA
- a CDS encoding DUF4345 domain-containing protein, with protein MNSNKLTSLFLVIAGLIGLAVGVGLTFFPVSMQAQYDIIMQGNVSQLSEIRAPGLSILSISVIILIGAFRVRWRYIALLLSALVFLSYGVGRLLSLALDGIPAQGLMVAMLVELIIGLLALLALRKVKVNID; from the coding sequence ATGAATAGTAACAAATTAACAAGCCTGTTTTTGGTGATCGCTGGTCTAATAGGCTTAGCTGTAGGTGTTGGTCTGACATTTTTTCCAGTGTCAATGCAAGCCCAATACGATATTATAATGCAGGGTAATGTAAGCCAGCTTAGCGAGATAAGAGCCCCAGGCTTGTCTATTTTATCCATTAGTGTCATTATATTAATTGGTGCTTTTAGAGTTCGTTGGAGGTATATAGCATTACTCTTATCGGCTCTTGTGTTCCTTTCTTATGGTGTTGGACGATTATTAAGTTTAGCATTAGATGGAATCCCTGCTCAGGGTTTGATGGTTGCCATGCTAGTAGAACTAATTATTGGTCTGTTAGCACTATTGGCATTGAGGAAAGTAAAGGTAAATATAGATTAA
- a CDS encoding GNAT family N-acetyltransferase — protein MNITKIDTETGMHEKFSNEKIASFLFEHLDQYGDKIEDITKCIEYTQKKHEQKGGFVLVASDGQDNIKGAVVVNETNMGGYIPENILVYIAVHSDTRGTGLGKRLMQAAIDNCVGDVALHVEKDNPAKFLYEKIGFTNPYLEMRYKK, from the coding sequence ATGAATATTACAAAGATTGACACAGAAACAGGAATGCATGAGAAATTTAGTAATGAAAAAATTGCCTCTTTTTTATTTGAGCATTTAGATCAATATGGAGATAAGATTGAAGATATTACTAAGTGTATAGAGTATACGCAAAAGAAACATGAGCAGAAAGGAGGCTTTGTACTAGTAGCTAGTGATGGGCAGGATAATATAAAAGGAGCTGTAGTTGTAAATGAAACAAATATGGGTGGGTACATACCTGAAAATATCCTTGTATACATTGCCGTGCATAGTGATACAAGAGGCACTGGTTTAGGTAAGCGACTTATGCAAGCTGCAATCGATAATTGTGTTGGAGATGTGGCCTTGCATGTAGAGAAGGATAACCCTGCAAAATTCCTTTATGAAAAAATTGGGTTTACAAATCCATACTTAGAAATGAGGTATAAAAAATAA
- a CDS encoding amidohydrolase encodes MRKNKSQEKIMEDLIAIRRHLHQHPELSKQESKTQEFVLGLLGKLNVDSVEKVANTGIVVFFKGKAEGKNLLFRGDMDALPIQEFNDFEYRSSSENVSHKCGHDGHTTIMYGLAKQYAIERPEKGDVCIVFQPAEEIGWGAVEIVKTGLLDKHSIDNVVSLHNVPGYVLHDIVCREGSFTPAVTTLIASFIGYTSHAAEPWNGRNPAAAMSKYMLEALKYNEEQKKTHEFVTITPVYTEMGALAYGTSAGEGSVHLTIRADSTEKLERILAAIQEQGFAIAKGEGLQIKFKEEERFESNKNAQDVVALIKASANHLGLNYVEKDEPFRWGEDFGIYTQKVEGAMFGIGSGLDCKPLHHPAYDFPDEIITTAINMFITLQKEAQKK; translated from the coding sequence ATGAGAAAAAATAAATCTCAAGAAAAAATAATGGAAGATCTAATAGCAATACGTAGACATTTGCACCAACATCCTGAGTTGTCTAAACAGGAAAGTAAAACACAAGAGTTTGTCCTAGGTCTGTTAGGAAAGCTAAATGTAGATAGTGTAGAAAAAGTAGCTAATACAGGAATTGTAGTGTTCTTTAAGGGTAAGGCGGAAGGTAAAAACCTTTTGTTTCGTGGAGATATGGATGCTTTGCCTATACAAGAGTTCAATGATTTTGAATATAGATCCTCTAGTGAAAATGTGTCGCATAAATGCGGGCATGATGGCCACACTACTATTATGTATGGTCTTGCAAAGCAATATGCTATAGAGCGACCTGAAAAGGGAGATGTCTGTATTGTTTTTCAGCCGGCTGAAGAGATAGGTTGGGGTGCTGTAGAAATAGTAAAAACAGGATTGCTCGATAAGCATTCTATAGATAATGTGGTCTCGCTTCATAATGTGCCTGGCTATGTACTACATGATATTGTGTGTAGGGAAGGTAGTTTTACGCCAGCTGTCACAACATTGATAGCCAGCTTTATTGGGTATACTTCTCACGCTGCAGAGCCTTGGAATGGTCGTAATCCAGCAGCTGCAATGAGCAAATATATGCTTGAAGCACTCAAGTATAATGAGGAGCAAAAAAAGACCCACGAGTTTGTAACAATAACGCCGGTATATACAGAAATGGGGGCACTTGCCTATGGGACATCTGCAGGAGAAGGGTCTGTCCATTTAACAATCAGGGCAGACAGTACTGAAAAGCTAGAGCGAATACTTGCAGCAATACAAGAGCAAGGTTTTGCTATAGCTAAGGGTGAAGGTTTGCAAATAAAGTTTAAAGAAGAAGAACGTTTTGAATCAAATAAAAATGCCCAAGATGTTGTAGCTCTTATTAAAGCATCAGCAAATCATTTAGGGCTTAATTATGTAGAGAAAGATGAACCTTTTAGATGGGGTGAAGATTTTGGGATATATACACAAAAGGTAGAAGGTGCTATGTTTGGTATTGGGTCAGGGCTAGATTGCAAGCCATTACATCATCCCGCTTACGACTTTCCCGATGAGATAATAACAACAGCGATCAATATGTTTATTACCCTTCAAAAAGAAGCACAAAAGAAATAA
- the alr gene encoding alanine racemase: MTEISLDKSAIKNNWDFLQSYFPRQVKISAVVKGNAYGHGIETYVPFAEECGVSHFSVFDAEEAYKVHRVAKKSTAIMIMGAMADEDISWAVANDVEFYVFEKSRLLKAINEAERQGKRAIVHIEVETGMYRTGFEEKDMDMVISTLEKNKDFLTFRGLCMHFAGAEHISNYVRLRKQKAAFRKVLKQFKASGVEPEIIHTCCSAASLRLPEMHYDMVRIGIMQYGFWPSQELKVEYLTKKEFEDGDVVSSPLHRVINWTSNVMSTKIVPKGAYIGYGYSFLAKRNMEIATIPVGYSHGFSRGLSNSGIVLLKGQLLPVVGIVNMNCIVVDITDVPGVSIGDKVILIGEENNKEISVASFGEMINELNYELLTRLPNEIKRKLVESI, from the coding sequence ATGACAGAGATATCTCTAGATAAGTCAGCTATAAAAAACAACTGGGATTTTCTACAATCTTATTTCCCTCGCCAAGTAAAAATAAGTGCAGTTGTGAAAGGTAATGCTTACGGGCATGGTATAGAAACATATGTGCCTTTTGCTGAAGAGTGTGGTGTTTCGCATTTCTCTGTTTTCGATGCAGAAGAAGCATATAAAGTGCATAGAGTAGCAAAAAAGAGTACCGCTATAATGATTATGGGGGCAATGGCTGACGAGGACATAAGCTGGGCAGTAGCTAATGATGTAGAATTTTATGTTTTCGAAAAAAGCAGATTGCTAAAGGCAATCAACGAAGCTGAGCGACAGGGTAAGAGGGCTATAGTTCATATAGAGGTAGAGACAGGGATGTACCGTACTGGTTTTGAGGAAAAGGATATGGATATGGTTATTAGTACCCTTGAAAAGAATAAAGACTTTTTGACTTTTAGAGGGTTATGTATGCATTTTGCAGGTGCTGAGCATATTAGTAACTATGTGAGATTAAGAAAGCAAAAAGCCGCGTTTAGAAAAGTATTAAAACAGTTTAAAGCATCGGGTGTTGAACCTGAAATAATACATACTTGTTGTTCTGCCGCTTCATTGCGTCTTCCGGAGATGCACTATGATATGGTGCGTATTGGTATCATGCAATATGGCTTTTGGCCAAGTCAGGAATTAAAAGTGGAATACTTGACCAAGAAAGAGTTTGAGGATGGTGATGTTGTATCATCTCCACTGCATAGAGTGATTAACTGGACAAGTAATGTAATGAGCACAAAAATAGTACCTAAGGGGGCTTATATAGGTTATGGATACTCCTTTCTTGCCAAGAGAAATATGGAAATAGCAACAATCCCTGTTGGGTATTCGCATGGCTTTAGTAGGGGGTTAAGTAATTCAGGTATTGTATTGCTAAAAGGGCAATTGTTACCAGTTGTCGGTATTGTGAATATGAATTGTATTGTTGTAGATATTACAGATGTTCCTGGTGTTTCAATAGGTGATAAAGTTATATTGATAGGGGAGGAAAATAATAAGGAAATAAGTGTAGCCTCTTTCGGAGAGATGATCAATGAGCTGAATTATGAACTGCTAACAAGATTGCCCAATGAGATAAAAAGAAAGTTAGTAGAAAGCATATAA